Proteins encoded by one window of Rathayibacter sp. VKM Ac-2760:
- the ppsA gene encoding phosphoenolpyruvate synthase — translation MTLLHDLEVTHRTVLPFTAVRLSDLPEVGGKNASLGELIATLSAAGVRVPGGFATTASAFRRHFASSGLADWIAEKLVGLDVEDVTALAETGARIRERIVAVPLDAELTEAIRGAYLDLEAGSRGASFAVRSSATAEDLPDASFAGQQETFLNIRGIDHVLDATRRVFASLFTDRAIAYRVHQGFSETEIAVSVGVQRMVRSDQAASGVVFTLDTESGHDGAVFITSAYGLGEGVVQGAVDPDEFTVHKDSLRRGRPAVLSRRVGSKAIRMVFTEDTAVGRTTAFVDTDPADRRRFSLTDAEVTELARSALAIECHYGRPMDIEWGKDALDGKLYILQARPETVVSRRAVGTIERHRLESTGSLLLEGRAIGQRIGSGAVRVLTSPGQMADFQAGEVLVADMTDPDWEPIMKRASAIVTNRGGRTCHAAIIARELGVPAVVGTGNATELLTDGLEVTASCAEGETGVVLAGIQEVRIERIELDSLPALPGKIMLNIGNPESAFALSALPNDGVGLARMEFVISRQIGVHPCALLEIEDQPHDVRVAIEERIAAYDSPADFYVRRLAEGVATLAAAFDPKPVIVRLSDFKSNEYAGLLGGSRYEPVEENPMIGFRGAARYLSKEFSAAFALECEAIRYVREEMGLRNIRVMIPFVRTVEEARAVVEKLAENGLRRGENGLELIMMCEVPSNALLADEFLDHVDGFSIGSNDLTQLTLGIDRDSALVAESFDERNPAVLKLIDLAIDACRARGRYVGICGQAPSDHPELARYLFDRGISSLSLNPDTVVETWSSLA, via the coding sequence ATGACGCTGCTTCACGACCTCGAGGTCACGCACCGCACTGTCCTCCCGTTCACCGCCGTGCGGCTGAGCGACCTGCCCGAGGTGGGCGGCAAGAACGCGTCCCTCGGTGAGCTGATCGCGACGCTGAGCGCGGCCGGGGTCCGGGTGCCGGGCGGGTTCGCCACCACCGCCTCCGCGTTCCGCCGGCACTTCGCCTCGTCCGGCCTCGCGGACTGGATCGCGGAGAAGCTCGTCGGCCTCGACGTCGAGGACGTCACCGCCCTCGCGGAGACCGGGGCACGCATCCGCGAGCGGATCGTGGCCGTCCCGCTGGACGCCGAGCTGACCGAGGCGATCCGAGGGGCGTACCTCGACCTCGAGGCGGGCTCGCGCGGGGCCAGCTTCGCCGTGCGCTCCAGCGCGACCGCCGAGGATCTGCCGGACGCGTCGTTCGCCGGTCAGCAGGAGACGTTCCTCAACATCCGCGGGATCGACCACGTCCTCGACGCGACCCGCCGGGTCTTCGCCTCGCTCTTCACCGACCGGGCCATCGCCTACCGCGTGCACCAGGGCTTCAGCGAGACCGAGATCGCCGTCTCCGTCGGGGTGCAGCGGATGGTCCGCTCCGACCAGGCCGCCTCCGGAGTCGTGTTCACCCTCGACACGGAGTCGGGCCACGACGGCGCGGTCTTCATCACCAGCGCGTACGGCCTGGGTGAGGGCGTCGTGCAGGGCGCGGTCGACCCTGATGAGTTCACCGTGCACAAGGACTCCCTGCGACGTGGTCGCCCAGCGGTCCTGTCGCGCCGCGTCGGCTCGAAGGCGATCAGGATGGTCTTCACGGAGGACACCGCCGTCGGCCGCACGACCGCCTTCGTCGACACCGACCCCGCCGATCGCCGGCGCTTCTCGCTCACCGACGCCGAGGTGACCGAGCTGGCCCGGTCCGCCCTCGCGATCGAGTGCCACTACGGGCGCCCGATGGATATCGAGTGGGGCAAGGACGCTCTCGACGGGAAGCTCTACATCCTGCAGGCGCGCCCCGAGACGGTCGTGTCGCGCCGCGCGGTCGGCACCATCGAGCGTCACCGGCTCGAGAGCACCGGGAGCCTCCTCCTCGAGGGCCGCGCGATCGGGCAGCGCATCGGCTCGGGCGCGGTCCGCGTGCTGACCTCGCCCGGCCAGATGGCCGACTTCCAGGCGGGAGAGGTCCTCGTCGCCGACATGACGGACCCGGACTGGGAGCCGATCATGAAGCGCGCCTCGGCGATCGTGACGAACCGCGGCGGCCGGACGTGCCATGCCGCGATCATCGCCCGCGAACTCGGCGTTCCCGCCGTCGTCGGCACCGGGAACGCGACCGAGCTCCTCACCGACGGCCTGGAGGTGACGGCGTCCTGCGCGGAGGGCGAGACCGGCGTCGTGCTCGCCGGGATCCAGGAGGTGCGGATCGAGCGGATCGAGCTCGACTCCCTGCCCGCTCTCCCCGGCAAGATCATGCTGAACATCGGGAACCCGGAGTCGGCCTTCGCGCTCTCGGCGCTGCCAAACGACGGCGTGGGCCTCGCGCGCATGGAGTTCGTCATCTCGCGGCAGATCGGCGTCCACCCGTGCGCCCTGCTCGAGATCGAGGACCAGCCGCACGACGTCCGGGTGGCGATCGAGGAGCGGATCGCGGCCTACGACAGCCCCGCCGACTTCTACGTGCGCCGGCTCGCCGAGGGGGTCGCCACGCTCGCCGCAGCCTTCGACCCCAAGCCCGTCATCGTCCGCCTCTCGGACTTCAAGTCCAACGAGTACGCCGGTCTGCTCGGCGGCAGCCGCTACGAGCCGGTCGAGGAGAACCCGATGATCGGGTTCCGCGGTGCCGCCCGGTACCTCTCGAAGGAGTTCTCCGCAGCCTTCGCGCTCGAGTGCGAGGCGATCCGGTACGTCCGCGAGGAGATGGGGCTGCGCAACATCAGAGTCATGATCCCGTTCGTGCGCACCGTCGAGGAGGCGCGTGCGGTCGTCGAGAAGCTCGCCGAGAACGGCCTGCGCCGGGGCGAGAACGGGCTCGAGCTGATCATGATGTGCGAGGTGCCCTCGAACGCGCTGCTCGCCGATGAGTTCCTCGATCACGTCGACGGATTCTCCATCGGATCGAACGACCTCACCCAGCTCACCCTCGGCATCGACCGGGACTCCGCACTCGTCGCCGAGAGCTTCGACGAGCGCAACCCCGCCGTTCTGAAGCTGATCGACCTCGCGATCGACGCCTGCCGTGCGCGCGGACGCTACGTCGGCATCTGCGGGCAGGCGCCCAGCGACCATCCCGAACTCGCTCGATACCTCTTCGATCGGGGCATCTCGTCCCTCTCACTCAACCCCGACACCGTCGTGGAGACCTGGAGCAGCCTCGCATGA
- a CDS encoding IlvD/Edd family dehydratase, giving the protein MASHELRSSEWYRGDGRNAYIHRAWMRRGTPASAFEGRPQIAIANTASDLTPCNSHLDEVAQSVKNGVYEAGGIPLNLPVVSLGETQVRPTAMLWRNMAAMATEEMLRANPLDGVVLLGGCDKTIPSLLMAAASVDLPAVVVPGGPMITGTFRGQDLGCGTDVWRLSEEVRAGELQRNDFLKSESSMIRSKGHCNTMGTASTMALVAEALGTILPGLAGTPAPDSRLLEAAHETGRLAVELVRQDRRPSTFLTKASFHNAIVALAAIGGSTNAVVHLLAIAGRLGIDLTIDDFDRIGADVPLLVNLQPAGRYLMDDFHRAGGFLAVLRQVKDLLDPDALTITGRPLVDHLDDARVWDADVIMPRDAPLIPRAGISVLRGSLAPGGAIIKPAAASPHLLKHRGPAVVFHSIEDFHARIDDPDLDIDENSIMVLRGCGPKGYPGMPEVSNMPLPKKLLERGVRDMVRICDGRMSGTAYGTVVLHVTPEAAAGGPLALVRTGDSILLDVRAGRLELEVPAEELAARIPDEKTVQAYANPRSGWERLYIDHVLQADTGADLDFLRGSRGSEVSRESH; this is encoded by the coding sequence ATGGCGTCTCACGAGCTCCGAAGTTCCGAGTGGTATCGCGGCGACGGCAGGAACGCCTACATCCATCGCGCGTGGATGCGGCGAGGAACCCCCGCCAGCGCCTTCGAGGGTCGCCCGCAGATCGCGATCGCCAACACCGCCTCCGATCTGACCCCGTGCAACTCCCATCTCGACGAGGTCGCTCAGTCGGTGAAGAACGGCGTGTACGAGGCCGGCGGCATCCCCCTCAATCTGCCGGTCGTCTCCCTCGGCGAGACCCAGGTGCGCCCGACCGCGATGCTGTGGCGGAACATGGCGGCGATGGCGACGGAGGAGATGCTCCGCGCGAATCCCCTCGACGGGGTCGTGCTCCTCGGCGGCTGCGACAAGACCATCCCGTCCCTCCTGATGGCGGCCGCGTCCGTCGATCTCCCCGCGGTCGTCGTGCCGGGGGGCCCGATGATCACCGGCACGTTCCGCGGCCAGGACCTGGGCTGCGGCACGGACGTCTGGCGGCTGAGCGAGGAGGTGCGCGCCGGGGAGCTGCAGCGGAACGACTTCCTGAAGTCCGAGTCGTCCATGATCCGCAGCAAGGGCCACTGCAACACGATGGGCACCGCATCGACGATGGCGCTCGTGGCGGAGGCGCTCGGGACGATCCTCCCGGGCCTGGCCGGCACGCCGGCTCCCGACAGCCGGCTCCTCGAGGCCGCCCACGAGACCGGACGCCTCGCCGTCGAGCTCGTGCGCCAGGACCGCCGCCCGAGCACGTTCCTCACCAAGGCCAGCTTCCACAATGCGATCGTCGCCCTTGCGGCGATCGGCGGATCGACGAACGCGGTGGTCCACCTGCTCGCGATCGCAGGCAGGCTCGGCATCGACCTCACCATCGACGACTTCGACCGCATCGGTGCGGACGTGCCGCTGCTGGTGAACCTGCAGCCGGCCGGACGCTATCTCATGGACGACTTCCACCGGGCGGGCGGGTTCCTCGCCGTGCTCCGCCAGGTGAAGGACCTCCTCGACCCCGACGCGCTGACCATCACCGGGCGGCCCCTGGTCGACCACCTCGACGACGCCCGGGTCTGGGACGCGGACGTCATCATGCCCAGGGACGCGCCCCTGATCCCGCGCGCGGGGATCTCCGTCCTGCGCGGCAGCCTCGCGCCGGGCGGCGCCATCATCAAACCCGCCGCCGCCTCCCCTCACCTGCTGAAGCACCGCGGGCCGGCGGTCGTCTTCCACAGCATCGAGGACTTCCACGCCCGCATCGACGACCCCGACCTCGACATCGACGAGAACTCGATCATGGTGCTCCGCGGCTGCGGTCCGAAGGGATACCCCGGGATGCCCGAGGTGTCCAACATGCCGCTGCCCAAGAAGCTGCTCGAGCGCGGCGTCCGCGACATGGTGCGCATCTGCGACGGCCGGATGAGCGGCACCGCCTACGGCACCGTCGTCCTCCACGTCACCCCGGAAGCCGCCGCAGGCGGGCCGTTGGCACTCGTGCGCACCGGGGACAGCATCCTCCTCGACGTCCGCGCCGGTCGCCTCGAGCTCGAGGTGCCCGCGGAGGAGCTCGCCGCGCGGATCCCCGACGAGAAGACCGTGCAGGCGTACGCGAATCCGCGCAGCGGGTGGGAGCGCCTCTACATCGACCACGTCCTGCAGGCCGACACGGGGGCCGATCTCGACTTCCTCAGGGGCTCCCGCGGGTCGGAGGTGTCCCGTGAGTCGCACTGA
- a CDS encoding helix-turn-helix domain-containing protein, with the protein MVLGARLRHYRTTARMTLDDLAAELGTSASRISLIENGHREPRPSELPAFARALGVSVEDLIRLEAPDDRSGLELELRRFQDSPAFSGLGLPAVKTGRGMPDDVLVVLVGLHRELERRARTASATPEEARLRNTQQRAMMRARNNHLPEIERLAEERLRAVGHVAGALTHREVHLMVEQLGLEVVYVDDLPRSTRSITDVANGRIYLPAASIPGGHGLRSIALQAVAHQLLGHTPPESYADFLHQRLEINYFAAACLMPQRQSVEFLANRRKARDLAVEDFRDAFGVTHEAAALRMTNLMTEHFGIHVHFLRVGADGEVLKAYENDDLPLPVDVTGAVEGQIVCRRWAARRAAERAHRTTEYRQYTDTPAGTYWASVQTGQSTQGPFAITFGVPFDDARWFRGRETTHRQTSTCPDPSCCRRPPSDLEARWAGKAWPSARLHAQILASLPAGRFPGVDEAEIYSYLERHARS; encoded by the coding sequence CTGGTGCTCGGCGCGAGACTCCGCCACTACCGGACCACTGCGAGGATGACGCTCGACGACCTCGCGGCCGAGCTCGGCACGAGCGCCAGCCGGATCTCCCTGATCGAGAACGGGCACCGGGAGCCGCGCCCGTCCGAGCTCCCCGCGTTCGCGCGTGCGCTCGGGGTGTCCGTCGAGGACCTGATCCGGCTCGAAGCTCCGGACGACCGCTCAGGCCTCGAGCTGGAGCTGCGGCGATTCCAGGACTCGCCCGCGTTCTCCGGCCTCGGCCTGCCCGCGGTGAAGACCGGGCGCGGGATGCCGGACGACGTGCTCGTGGTCCTCGTGGGCCTGCACCGCGAGCTCGAGCGCCGAGCGAGGACGGCGTCGGCGACTCCTGAGGAGGCGCGGCTGCGGAACACGCAGCAGCGCGCGATGATGCGCGCCAGGAACAACCACCTCCCCGAGATCGAGCGCCTGGCCGAGGAGCGTCTCCGTGCGGTCGGGCACGTCGCGGGCGCGCTGACGCACCGCGAGGTGCACCTGATGGTCGAGCAGCTCGGCCTCGAGGTCGTCTACGTGGACGACCTGCCGCGCTCCACCCGCAGCATCACGGACGTGGCGAACGGACGCATCTACCTCCCCGCCGCCTCGATCCCGGGTGGGCACGGACTGCGGTCGATCGCTCTCCAAGCCGTGGCCCACCAGCTGCTCGGGCACACCCCGCCCGAGTCCTACGCCGACTTCCTGCACCAGCGGCTCGAGATCAACTACTTCGCCGCCGCCTGCCTCATGCCGCAGCGTCAGTCGGTCGAGTTCCTGGCGAACCGGAGGAAGGCGCGCGATCTGGCCGTCGAGGACTTCCGCGACGCGTTCGGAGTGACGCACGAGGCCGCGGCCCTGCGGATGACGAACCTGATGACCGAGCACTTCGGCATCCACGTCCACTTCCTCCGGGTCGGAGCGGACGGCGAGGTGCTGAAGGCGTACGAGAACGACGACCTCCCGCTGCCCGTCGACGTCACGGGGGCGGTGGAAGGGCAGATCGTGTGCCGCAGGTGGGCAGCCCGGCGTGCTGCGGAGCGCGCGCACCGCACGACGGAGTACCGGCAGTACACCGACACCCCGGCGGGCACCTACTGGGCGTCGGTGCAGACGGGCCAGTCGACCCAGGGGCCGTTCGCGATCACCTTCGGCGTCCCGTTCGACGACGCCCGATGGTTCCGGGGGCGGGAGACCACGCACCGGCAGACGTCCACCTGCCCCGACCCGTCGTGCTGCCGGCGTCCGCCGAGCGACCTGGAGGCGCGATGGGCGGGCAAGGCCTGGCCGAGCGCGCGACTGCACGCGCAGATCCTCGCCTCGCTGCCTGCCGGGCGGTTCCCGGGTGTGGACGAGGCCGAGATCTACAGCTACCTCGAGCGGCACGCCCGCTCGTGA
- a CDS encoding MFS transporter, which produces MESNEAITVEKPSRADRAAEKAEKLKDRVPFKKVIPWSTHSFTMNALIVLTGYFTIYATDTLALNPAVVGGLLVLAKVIDAIGALLAGYLIDRAPDTRFGKARPFDLLIIACWATTAFMFSVPGDAGDVVKYVWLFSSYTLLTALFMPLYNANSPLYTARVFPKREHYSDLAAKSGLVTVVVAIFITIGVPLAVQAAGKDPGMWALVALALAVPFTIIGLIRFWAFRESPDAAEIATERLRMSDILLVLRTNPYIWVISLIALLVGIYAGLGAGAYYFRYIVGNLGLQGIVAISFVALLPLMVFFPVLIRKFSVSRMIAVSSFIGAGGFLVMMVAGGNIALIMVSSVLTALASLPFNFLAPVLIIDNSTYNEYKGHRRLESVGGALFSFAGTVGAALSAGVLGIVLTVAGYDGSAETQSAAALDGIIALNSWIPAIFAVLVGLVALYYHRLEKEMKVISAEVVARRATAKEGTIAGDVPLSPAAATTISGTEAVRVVREESGSPFGRRRRRGK; this is translated from the coding sequence ATGGAGTCGAACGAAGCGATCACAGTGGAGAAGCCCTCGAGGGCTGATCGCGCTGCCGAGAAGGCCGAGAAGCTCAAGGACCGGGTCCCCTTCAAGAAGGTGATCCCCTGGTCCACGCACTCCTTCACCATGAACGCCCTGATCGTGCTCACCGGGTACTTCACGATCTACGCGACGGACACCCTCGCGCTCAACCCCGCCGTCGTCGGCGGTCTTCTCGTCCTCGCGAAGGTCATCGACGCGATCGGCGCCCTGCTCGCGGGCTATCTCATCGACCGGGCCCCGGACACCCGGTTCGGGAAGGCTCGGCCGTTCGACCTGCTGATCATCGCCTGCTGGGCGACGACGGCCTTCATGTTCTCCGTCCCCGGAGACGCGGGCGACGTCGTCAAATACGTCTGGCTGTTCAGCTCCTACACGCTGCTCACCGCGCTCTTCATGCCGCTCTACAACGCGAACAGCCCGCTCTACACGGCGCGGGTCTTCCCGAAGAGGGAGCACTACAGCGATCTGGCCGCCAAGAGCGGCCTCGTCACCGTGGTCGTGGCGATCTTCATCACCATCGGCGTGCCGCTCGCGGTCCAGGCGGCCGGGAAGGACCCGGGCATGTGGGCCCTCGTCGCACTCGCCCTCGCCGTCCCGTTCACCATCATCGGGCTCATCCGGTTCTGGGCGTTCCGCGAGTCCCCGGACGCGGCCGAGATCGCCACAGAGCGACTCCGCATGAGCGACATCCTGCTCGTCCTGCGCACCAACCCCTACATCTGGGTGATCTCGCTCATCGCACTCCTCGTCGGCATCTACGCAGGCCTCGGAGCGGGCGCCTACTACTTCCGCTACATCGTCGGCAATCTCGGACTGCAGGGCATCGTCGCGATCTCCTTCGTCGCGCTGCTCCCGCTGATGGTCTTCTTCCCCGTCCTGATCCGGAAGTTCTCCGTCTCGCGGATGATCGCCGTCTCCAGCTTCATCGGGGCTGGGGGATTCCTGGTGATGATGGTCGCGGGTGGCAACATCGCGCTGATCATGGTCTCGTCCGTGCTCACCGCTCTCGCGTCGCTGCCGTTCAACTTCCTCGCTCCCGTGCTGATCATCGACAACTCGACCTACAACGAGTACAAGGGCCACCGGCGGCTGGAGAGCGTGGGCGGCGCCCTGTTCTCGTTCGCCGGTACCGTCGGAGCGGCGCTCTCCGCAGGCGTCCTCGGCATCGTCCTCACCGTCGCCGGATACGACGGGTCCGCGGAGACGCAGTCCGCCGCTGCGCTGGACGGCATCATCGCGCTGAACAGCTGGATCCCCGCGATCTTCGCGGTGCTCGTCGGTCTCGTCGCGCTCTACTACCACCGTCTCGAGAAGGAGATGAAGGTCATCAGCGCCGAGGTCGTCGCCCGCCGGGCAACGGCGAAGGAAGGCACGATCGCCGGCGACGTGCCGCTGTCACCCGCCGCCGCCACCACCATCTCGGGTACTGAGGCCGTGCGCGTCGTCCGAGAGGAGAGCGGCTCTCCCTTCGGTCGCCGTCGGCGCCGCGGCAAGTGA
- a CDS encoding FAD-binding and (Fe-S)-binding domain-containing protein, with translation MSRTDRSATLAPVPDALVAELEAAAPGGVAVRATDRLASAHDASHYQLTPQAVVTPSSARQVADVLAAGRRRGVPVTFRSGGTSLSGQAGSSGILLDTRRHFRAIEVLENGALVRTGPGATVRAVNTRLARYKRKLGPDPASEIACTIGGVVANNSSGMACGTTDNTYRTLHSAVLVLPSGTIVDTADADADAQLHRVEPALAAGLLALRDRVRADPASVDTITALYSIKNTMGYGLNSFLDHDSAVDLLAHLVIGSEGTLAFVAEAVFRTVPVHSSVATGLLVFPDLAAATGSLPALVAAGFATVELLDATSLRVAQRDPEATADLLALRVVDHAALLVEYQEDSADSLAVRLAQAVEVFATLPLAGEAVLSTDPVRRAQLWHIRKGLYTLVAGARPSGTTALLEDIAVPVEKLYGTCTELTRLFDRFGYEDSVIFGHAKDGNIHFMLNERFDDPASLRRYEAFTEEMVTLVLAQGGTLKAEHGTGRIMAPFVRRQYGDELYEVMLELKALADPDGLLNPGVLLNEDPDAHVRDLKTTPTVEEEVDRCVECGYCEPVCPSKDITTTPRERIVLRREIARAREAGDTVLLRTLEQEYEYDAVETCAVDGMCQTACPVLINTGDLTRRLRAESADALSQGGWKAVAKNWDVVSRSGGIALSIAKKVPSVLPALATTAARAVIGHDVVPQYSSELPGGGRRRPVLAAVEPVAVYFSSCTTTMFGAEGGGGVGESFVRLCERAGVAISTPDDLPSLCCGTPWKSKGLTEGYAVMKDRVLSSLLRATLGGVLPVVCDASSCTEGLHVLLESAGELGIRVVDAVAFVDETVMPRLPEASKVSSLALHPTCSSKRLGIDGALSRVAAAVADDVLIPEDWGCCAFAGDRGMLHPELTASATGPEAEEVRRADTAVHASVNRTCELGMTRATGEPYRHVLQVLDDVTCS, from the coding sequence GTGAGTCGCACTGACCGCTCGGCGACTCTCGCGCCGGTCCCCGACGCGCTGGTCGCCGAGCTCGAGGCCGCCGCGCCCGGAGGAGTCGCCGTCCGCGCGACCGACCGACTCGCCTCCGCCCACGACGCCTCGCACTACCAGCTGACCCCGCAGGCGGTCGTGACCCCCTCCTCTGCCCGCCAGGTGGCGGACGTGCTGGCCGCCGGCCGCCGCCGCGGCGTCCCCGTGACCTTCCGCTCCGGAGGCACGAGCCTCAGCGGACAGGCCGGCTCCTCAGGAATCCTCCTCGACACCCGCCGACACTTCCGCGCCATCGAGGTCCTCGAGAACGGCGCTCTGGTGCGCACGGGCCCCGGAGCGACCGTGCGCGCTGTCAACACCCGGCTCGCGCGCTACAAGCGCAAGCTCGGCCCCGACCCGGCGAGCGAGATCGCGTGCACCATCGGCGGGGTCGTCGCCAACAACTCCAGCGGAATGGCCTGCGGCACCACCGACAACACCTACCGCACCCTCCACTCCGCGGTCCTCGTCCTGCCCAGCGGGACGATCGTGGACACCGCGGACGCGGACGCCGACGCGCAGCTCCACCGGGTGGAGCCGGCGCTGGCGGCAGGCCTCCTGGCGCTCCGCGACCGGGTCCGCGCGGATCCCGCCTCCGTGGACACGATCACCGCGCTGTACTCGATCAAGAACACGATGGGCTACGGTCTCAACTCGTTCCTCGACCACGACAGCGCCGTCGACCTCCTCGCGCACCTCGTGATCGGGAGCGAGGGCACTCTCGCCTTCGTCGCCGAGGCGGTCTTCCGGACGGTGCCCGTCCACTCCTCCGTCGCCACCGGCCTGCTCGTGTTCCCGGATCTCGCGGCTGCGACCGGCTCCCTCCCCGCGCTCGTCGCGGCGGGCTTCGCGACGGTCGAGCTGCTCGACGCGACCAGCCTCCGCGTCGCCCAGCGCGATCCGGAGGCGACCGCCGACCTGCTCGCCCTGCGCGTCGTCGACCACGCCGCGCTGCTGGTCGAGTACCAGGAGGACTCCGCGGACTCGCTCGCCGTCCGCCTGGCGCAGGCGGTGGAGGTCTTCGCGACCCTGCCGCTCGCCGGCGAGGCGGTCCTCAGCACCGATCCCGTCCGCCGGGCGCAGCTGTGGCACATCCGGAAGGGGCTCTACACCCTGGTCGCCGGAGCCCGGCCGTCGGGGACGACCGCGCTCCTCGAGGACATCGCGGTGCCCGTCGAGAAGCTGTACGGCACCTGCACCGAGCTCACCCGGCTCTTCGACCGTTTCGGCTACGAGGACAGCGTGATCTTCGGTCACGCCAAGGACGGCAACATCCACTTCATGCTCAACGAGCGCTTCGACGACCCGGCGTCGCTCCGTCGCTACGAGGCCTTCACCGAGGAGATGGTCACCCTCGTCCTCGCGCAGGGCGGAACCCTGAAGGCCGAGCACGGAACAGGCCGGATCATGGCTCCGTTCGTCCGTCGTCAGTACGGCGACGAGCTCTACGAGGTGATGCTCGAGCTGAAAGCGCTCGCCGACCCCGACGGTCTCCTGAATCCCGGAGTCCTGCTGAACGAGGACCCGGACGCGCACGTCCGCGACCTCAAGACCACTCCGACGGTCGAGGAGGAGGTCGACCGCTGCGTCGAGTGCGGGTACTGCGAGCCGGTCTGCCCGAGCAAGGACATCACCACCACTCCGCGGGAGCGGATCGTGCTGCGGCGCGAGATCGCCCGGGCGAGGGAGGCGGGCGACACCGTCCTGCTCCGGACGCTCGAGCAGGAGTACGAGTACGACGCGGTGGAGACCTGCGCGGTCGACGGGATGTGCCAGACCGCGTGTCCGGTGCTGATCAACACCGGCGATCTCACCCGGCGGCTCCGCGCCGAGAGCGCCGACGCCCTCAGCCAGGGGGGCTGGAAGGCCGTGGCGAAGAACTGGGACGTGGTCAGTCGCAGCGGAGGGATCGCGCTCTCGATCGCCAAGAAGGTGCCGTCGGTCCTGCCCGCGCTCGCGACCACGGCCGCCCGCGCGGTGATCGGCCACGACGTCGTGCCGCAGTACTCGAGCGAGCTGCCGGGCGGCGGTCGCCGTCGGCCCGTGCTCGCCGCTGTCGAGCCCGTCGCCGTGTACTTCTCGAGCTGCACGACGACCATGTTCGGCGCGGAGGGAGGCGGCGGCGTGGGCGAGTCCTTCGTCCGGCTCTGCGAGCGCGCCGGCGTCGCGATCTCGACCCCCGACGACCTCCCCTCGCTCTGCTGCGGGACCCCGTGGAAGTCGAAGGGGCTGACCGAGGGCTACGCGGTCATGAAGGATCGGGTGCTCTCCTCGCTGCTCCGGGCGACCCTGGGCGGTGTCCTGCCGGTCGTCTGCGACGCGTCGTCCTGCACCGAGGGTCTCCACGTCCTCCTCGAGAGCGCCGGCGAGCTCGGGATCCGGGTCGTCGACGCGGTCGCGTTCGTCGACGAGACGGTAATGCCCCGACTGCCGGAGGCGTCGAAGGTCTCCTCCCTCGCCCTGCACCCCACGTGCTCCTCGAAGAGGCTCGGAATCGACGGAGCGCTCTCCCGGGTGGCGGCGGCCGTCGCGGACGACGTGCTGATCCCCGAGGACTGGGGCTGCTGCGCCTTCGCGGGCGACCGCGGCATGCTGCACCCCGAGCTCACGGCGTCGGCGACGGGTCCGGAGGCGGAGGAGGTGCGGCGCGCGGACACCGCCGTCCACGCCTCCGTGAATCGAACCTGCGAGCTCGGCATGACGCGCGCGACCGGCGAGCCGTACCGTCACGTCCTCCAGGTGCTCGACGACGTGACCTGTTCCTGA
- a CDS encoding adenylate kinase encodes MSRTVIMGPPGAGKGTQGALLSAVLGVPHITTGGLFRDEVGRGTALGLQVADALHSGRYVDDSLTTAMLRGRLQRDDAADGFVLDGYPRTMEQVAALDELLDEEDREIEAVILLHVEESTLLARLTNRAEDREDDRPEVVRERLARYHELTPPIAQAYEERGLLRRINGAYPVELVVEAVIAAARAVRHPLSMHGEPLR; translated from the coding sequence ATGAGCCGAACAGTCATCATGGGCCCGCCCGGCGCGGGCAAGGGCACGCAGGGAGCTCTCCTCTCCGCGGTGCTCGGCGTCCCCCACATCACCACCGGTGGGCTGTTCCGCGACGAGGTCGGCCGCGGGACCGCGCTCGGCCTCCAGGTCGCCGACGCGCTGCACAGCGGCCGCTACGTGGACGACTCGCTCACCACCGCCATGCTGCGCGGGCGCCTGCAGCGCGACGACGCCGCCGACGGGTTCGTCCTCGACGGATATCCCCGCACGATGGAGCAGGTGGCCGCTCTCGACGAGCTGCTCGACGAGGAGGACCGGGAGATCGAGGCCGTGATCCTCCTCCACGTCGAGGAGAGCACTCTGCTCGCACGCCTGACGAACCGGGCGGAGGACCGTGAGGACGATCGTCCCGAGGTCGTCCGCGAGCGGCTCGCGCGCTATCACGAGCTCACCCCTCCGATCGCCCAGGCGTACGAGGAGCGGGGGCTGCTGCGACGCATCAACGGCGCCTACCCGGTCGAGCTGGTCGTCGAGGCCGTCATCGCGGCCGCCCGTGCCGTCCGGCATCCACTCTCGATGCACGGTGAGCCGTTGCGATGA